One window of the Shewanella khirikhana genome contains the following:
- the tssG gene encoding type VI secretion system baseplate subunit TssG, with translation MGSRTGTAAIDMTDISRVAFPERYRQYNFFQLVELLHRLHGHDPENEDWERDAKLSFRANPSLGFAAADISSLTHENGRLQLETCFMGLGGAQSPLPNYMLDMLIEDEEGTRARFLDFFSNRLTSLLYRSWRKYRYYVQFQHDAKDSFSSQVFALVGLSSDALRQDDSINWSKMLAYAGMLAGRSRSPQVLSGIVAHCFDLTDVSVREWQFRWVPIPDDQRSTLGRANVQLGRTSLLGQKTPDVSGKFVLCINELTQERFRDLLPSGREFTSLCRLIEMVLREQMAFDLELTLRDDEDPMLTLDGNTASQLGWSSFLGQPNSGQKRVLIQIRE, from the coding sequence AGCCATTGATATGACCGATATATCCAGGGTGGCTTTTCCAGAGCGGTACAGACAATACAACTTTTTCCAGTTGGTTGAACTGTTGCATCGGCTACATGGCCACGATCCAGAGAATGAAGATTGGGAGCGGGATGCCAAGCTCAGCTTTCGTGCCAACCCAAGTCTTGGCTTTGCTGCGGCAGATATTTCTTCGTTAACCCATGAGAATGGTCGTTTGCAGCTGGAAACCTGCTTTATGGGCCTCGGTGGTGCCCAGTCTCCTTTGCCCAACTACATGTTGGATATGTTGATTGAGGATGAGGAGGGAACACGTGCACGCTTTCTGGATTTCTTCAGCAATAGGCTGACCTCTCTGTTGTATCGAAGCTGGCGTAAGTACAGGTATTACGTTCAGTTCCAACATGATGCCAAAGATTCATTTTCCAGCCAGGTGTTTGCACTGGTGGGCTTGTCCAGTGATGCACTGCGTCAGGACGACAGCATCAACTGGAGCAAGATGTTGGCTTATGCCGGCATGTTGGCCGGACGTAGCCGCTCACCTCAGGTGTTAAGTGGCATCGTGGCACATTGCTTTGATTTAACCGACGTCAGTGTCCGTGAATGGCAGTTTCGCTGGGTGCCGATCCCCGATGATCAACGCAGTACCTTGGGACGAGCCAACGTCCAGCTTGGTAGAACCAGCCTCCTTGGGCAGAAGACGCCGGATGTGAGTGGGAAATTTGTCCTATGTATTAATGAGTTAACCCAGGAACGTTTCAGAGATTTATTACCATCCGGACGAGAGTTTACGTCTCTGTGCCGACTGATAGAGATGGTGCTGCGCGAACAAATGGCATTTGACCTCGAATTAACTCTCAGGGACGACGAAGACCCGATGCTCACGCTTGATGGTAACACCGCCAGTCAGCTGGGTTGGTCATCTTTTCTGGGACAGCCCAACAGCGGCCAGAAGCGGGTCTTGATCCAAATTAGAGAATAG